A window from Musa acuminata AAA Group cultivar baxijiao unplaced genomic scaffold, Cavendish_Baxijiao_AAA HiC_scaffold_1139, whole genome shotgun sequence encodes these proteins:
- the LOC135671383 gene encoding guanosine nucleotide diphosphate dissociation inhibitor At5g09550-like: MDEEYDVIVLGTGLKECILSGLLSVDGLKVLHMDRNDYYGGESTSLNLIQLWKRFKGTDKPPEHLGPSKEYNVDMVPKFMMANGGLVRVLIHTSVTKYLNFKAVDGSFVYNKGKIYKVPATDVEALKSTLMGLFEKRRARKFFIYVQDYEENEPKSHEGMDLHKVTSREVISKYGLDDNTIDFIGHALALHRDDSYLDEPAIDTVKRMKLYAESLARFQGGSPYIYPLYGLGELPQGFARLSAVYGGTYMLNKPECKVEFDENGKAYGVTSEGETAKCKKVVCDPSYLPSKVKKVGKVARAICIMSHPIPNTNDSQSVQIILPQKQLGRRSDMYVFCCSYTHNVAPKGKYIAFVSTEAETDHPETELKPGIDLLGPVNETFFDTYDRYEPTNNHEEDSCFISTSYDATTHFETTVEDVISMYRKITGKEPDLTVDLNAASAAADDA, encoded by the exons ATGGATGAGGAATACGACGTCATCGTCCTCGGCACGGGCCTTAAAGAATGCATCCTCAGCGGCCTCCTCTCTGTCGATGGTCTCAAG GTTCTTCATATGGACAGGAATGACTATTATGGTGGGGAGTCAACATCTCTTAATCTCATTCAG CTCTGGAAGCGATTCAAGGGCACTGACAAGCCTCCAGAACATTTGGGCCCAAGCAAGGAATACAATGTTGACATGGTCCCCAAG tttatgatggcaaATGGTGGTTTGGTTCGTGTTCTCATCCACACCAGTGTTACCAAGTATTTGAACTTCAAAGCAGTCGATGGTAGCTTTGTGTACAACAAGGGGAAG ATTTACAAAGTGCCGGCAACTGATGTTGAAGCACTGAAATCTACACTGATGGGACTTTTTGAAAAACGCCGTGCCAGGAAGTTTTTCATTTATGTGCAAGATTATGAAGAGAATGAGCCAAAGTCTCATGAAGGAATGGATTTGCATAAAGTTACTAGCAGAGAAGTCATTTC CAAATATGGACTGGATGACAACACGATTGACTTTATCGGGCATGCATTGGCACTTCATAGAGATGATAGCTACTTGGATGAGCCTGCAATTGATACTGTAAAAAGAATGAAG CTGTATGCGGAATCATTGGCACGCTTTCAAGGAGGTTCTCCTTATATATATCCTCTTTATGGTTTGGGAGAGCTTCCTCAG GGATTCGCTCGTCTGAGTGCAGTTTATGGTGGCACCTACATGCTTAACAAGCCAGAATGCAAG GTTGAGTTTGATGAAAATGGAAAAGCTTATGGTGTGACATCCGAGGGGGAGACTGCTAAATGCAAAAAAGTAGTCTGTGATCCTTCTTACTTGCCAAGTAAA GTAAAAAAGGTTGGTAAAGTAGCTCGTGCTATATGTATAATGAGTCATCCAATCCCAAATACCAACGACTCACAGTCGGTGCAGATTATTCTGCCCCAGAAACAACTTGGACGTAGATCAGACAT GTATGTGTTTTGCTGCTCTTACACACACAACGTTGCTCCGAAAGGGAAATATATCGCTTTTGTTTCCACTGAGGCTGAAACCGATCATCCTGAGACAGAACTGAAGCCTGGCATCGATTTGCTTGGACCAGTAAATGAGACCTTTTTCGATACTTATGATAGATATGAACCTACAAACAACCATGAAGAGGACAGTTGCTTCATATCCACT AGCTATGACGCCACCACACACTTTGAGACAACCGTGGAAGATGTCATCTCCATGTACAGAAAGATAACTGGAAAG GAACCTGATCTGACTGTGGATCTGAATGCTGCCAGTGCTGCTGCAGATGATGCTTAG
- the LOC135671358 gene encoding beta-glucuronosyltransferase GlcAT14B-like translates to MRKPHGVVDRFPINPKWVVLLLVIPLLALFLLLIGALGPLKPHNPSDLGRASGALRPPKPPRLAYLISGTQGDGRRLKRLLQAAYHPWNFYLLHLDRTAPPEERADLATYAASEATFVQFGNVRMVEDADPVSQKGPTMIACTLHAVAILLREFEDWSWFINLSAADYPLMPQDDILHVFSYLPRDFNFIKHTSDIGWREYERARPIIVDPGFYKPSRTDIFWAKEKRSMPSAFKIFAGSSWVILARPFLEFCIWGWDNLPRTLLMYYTNFLSSSESYFHTVICNSQDFQNTTINDDLRFMMWDDPPRLHPMNLTSEHFNLMAESGAPFAHSFSREDPVLDRIDDELLQRSAGRFTPGKWCLANPEFGTDPCSVRGRPSVIQPTVNSRRLEMLLVKLLDPDDFRPRQCI, encoded by the exons ATGAGGAAGCCCCATGGCGTCGTCGACAGATTCCCGATCAATCCCAAGTGGGTGGTGCTCCTGCTCGTGATCCCTCTCCTTGCGCTCTTTCTCCTACTCATTGGAGCCCTCGGCCCCCTCAAACCCCACAATCCCTCCGATCTCGGCCGAGCCTCTGGCGCCCTTCGACCGCCGAAGCCCCCGCGCCTGGCCTACTTGATCTCCGGAACTCAAGGCGACGGTCGCCGGCTCAAGCGGCTCCTCCAGGCCGCGTACCACCCGTGGAACTTCTACCTCCTGCACCTCGACCGCACTGCGCCGCCCGAGGAGCGGGCCGATCTGGCGACGTACGCCGCGTCGGAAGCCACCTTTGTCCAGTTCGGCAATGTTCGAATGGTAGAGGACGCAGATCCGGTGTCGCAGAAGGGGCCGACCATGATTGCTTGTACCCTCCATGCGGTGGCCATTCTGTTGAGGGAGTTCGAGGATTGGAGCTGGTTCATCAATCTTAGCGCCGCGGATTACCCTCTGATGCCCCAAGATG ATATTCTTCATGTTTTTTCATACTTGCCAAGGGATTTCAACTTCATTAAGCACACAAGCGATATTGGCTGGAGAGA GTATGAGAGGGCAAGACCTATCATCGTAGATCCAGGGTTTTACAAGCCAAGTAGAACAGACATATTTTGGGCTAAAGAAAAGAGGAGCATGCCTTCTGCTTTCAAAATATTTGCAG GCTCCTCATGGGTGATCCTTGCACGGCCTTTTCTTGAATTTTGCATCTGGGGATGGGATAATCTCCCCAGGACGTTACTCATGTACTATACAAATTTCTTGTCATCCTCGGAGAGTTACTTCCATACCGTGATATGCAACTCCCAAGATTTTCAGAATACCACGATCAATGACGATTTGCGTTTCATGATGTGGGACGATCCACCACGTTTGCACCCAATGAATCTGACATCAGAGCATTTCAATCTGATGGCAGAGAGCGGAGCCCCTTTTGCACACTCTTTTTCTAGGGAGGATCCTGTTCTTGACAGGATTGATGACGAGTTGTTGCAGAGATCCGCAGGTCGATTTACCCCAGGTAAATGGTGCTTGGCAAATCCTGAGTTTGGCACCGATCCTTGTTCTGTCCGTGGAAGACCCAGCGTCATACAGCCGACAGTAAATTCCAGAAGGCTGGAGATGTTGTTGGTGAAGCTTCTGGATCCCGATGATTTCAGGCCTAGGCAATGTATATAA